In the Microcaecilia unicolor chromosome 10, aMicUni1.1, whole genome shotgun sequence genome, one interval contains:
- the B3GNT5 gene encoding lactosylceramide 1,3-N-acetyl-beta-D-glucosaminyltransferase, with translation MVFGVRRIRKWQFMQIFASCFILSVMLLWGQQDTQIVSHVKSYSYRFLINNYSFVNNSLSISRNKIYGMPQYKYLINHKERCQAQDVLLLLFVKSSPESRHRRDAIRQTWGNEKYIFSEYDANIKIVFALGVQKDPVKRQILQAELKWEDQKYNDLIQQDFLDTFHNLTLKLVLQFEWANTYCPHAKFIMSADDDIFIHTPNLVSYLQSLEKTNVKDLWIGRVHRGSPPNRNRNSKYYVPYQMYQWSSYPDYTSGAAYVVSSDVAARVYEASQTLNTSFYIDDVFMGLCANKIGIMPQHHLFFSGEGKAPYHPCIYSKMMTSHGHVEDLHHLWQEATNHKINSLSAGFWGGIYCRLVNIILLCPLRFVDTYSCSAAWS, from the coding sequence ATGGTTTTTGGTGTCCGGAGAATCAGAAAATGGCAATTTATGCAAATATTTGCTTCTTGCTTTATACTGTCTGTCATGCTTTTGTGGGGACAGCAGGATACCCAAATTGTGAGCCATGTGAAATCCTATTCCTACAGATTCCTAATAAATAATTACAGCTTTGTGAACAATAGCTTGTCGATCAGCAGAAATAAAATATACGGAATGCCGCAATACAAATACTTGATTAACCACAAGGAAAGATGTCAAGCGCAAGATGTTCTGCTGCTGTTGTTTGTAAAGTCGTCACCTGAAAGCAGACACAGGCGTGATGCAATTCGGCAAACTTGGGGTAACGAGAAGTATATATTTTCAGAATATGATGCCaatattaaaattgtttttgcTCTAGGAGTGCAGAAAGACCCTGTGAAGAGACAAATTCTGCAAGCAGAACTTAAATGGGAAGACCAGAAGTACAACGATCTCATTCAGCAAGATTTTTTGGATACCTTTCACAATCTAACTCTAAAGTTAGTTTTGCAGTTCGAGTGGGCGAATACCTATTGTCCCCATGCCAAGTTCATCATGTCAGCGGACGATGACATCTTTATCCACACACCCAACCTCGTTTCATATTTGCAGAGTTTGGAGAAAACTAATGTTAAAGATTTGTGGATTGGAAGAGTCCATCGAGGTTCCCCTCCCAACAGGAATAGAAATAGCAAGTATTATGTCCCATATCAAATGTACCAGTGGTCTTCTTACCCTGACTACACATCTGGGGCTGCATATGTAGTTTCTAGCGACGTGGCAGCGAGAGTGTACGAAGCTTCACAGACACTTAACACTAGTTTTTACATAGATGATGTATTTATGGGGCTCTGTGCCAATAAAATAGGAATTATGCCTCAGCATCACCTGTTTTTCTCTGGGGAAGGAAAAGCGCCATACCATCCTTGCATTTATAGCAAAATGATGACCTCGCATGGACATGTAGAAGACCTTCATCATCTTTGGCAGGAAGCTACCAATCATAAAATTAATTCATTGTCTGCTGGGTTTTGGGGTGGTATATACTGTAGATTGGTAAATATAATCTTGCTTTGCCCCCTGCGTTTCGTGGATACTTATTCCTGTTCAGCTGCATGGTCCTGA